From a region of the Besnoitia besnoiti strain Bb-Ger1 chromosome I, whole genome shotgun sequence genome:
- a CDS encoding hypothetical protein (encoded by transcript BESB_002810), whose translation MPLLPAWAVPPKEGNMWRERFFQGRPTGGISLFDLALFVALGLLVFGSPGLHAHATTNPEGATGGLAAPAPGPEAVVPFLAKPPTYAVVAAPAVVSLTDLFTVSPFAALEIPTEGKAHEPRPVEPSTEASGSPPPPPPPPTGVKREDSPGAQAPRGNTAAVPPFLKLGLAAAAASGLSETLRRLGVSPELLKVPDPSGTSGVSPSSSESPSTSAPQTTTASGVDTAVQSGPSGQDAAVTVVAAEQRDLRPSPRAYPVPVPVPYFPVMYPGLAAVPVAPVVSYPGGRYAVPPPFPLSPPVAGPTLPPQVPGFAAVALPGVPVGAPVGYGVLPAVPATVTVQPAVAAMPAQQVTVTVPTYLTALPAVATAVAPAAR comes from the coding sequence ATGCCGCTTCTGCCTGCGTGGGCTGTTCCTCCAAAGGAAGGAAATATGTGGAGAGAGCGGTTTTTCCAGGGTCGCCCGACAGGCGGGATTTCGCTGTTTGATCTGGCGCTTTTCGTTGCTCTTGGACTGTTGGTTTTCGGATCCCCTGGGCTTCACGCGCATGCCACTACAAACCCCGAGGGCGCTACAGGAGGActggcagcgccagcgcctggcCCGGAAGCAGTGGTACCATTCCTGGCCAAGCCTCCTACATACGCTGTAGTGGCTGCTCCAGCTGTTGTTTCTCTAACGGACCTGTTCACAGTTTCACCCTTCGCAGCGCTGGAGATCCCTACAGAAGGGAAGGCTCATGAACCGCGTCCGGTAGAGCCATCAACAGAAGCGTcggggtcgccgcctcctcctccccctcctcctaCGGGCGTGAAGCGGGAAGACTCTCCAGGGGCGCAAGCGCCTCGTGGAAATACGGCTGCAGTGCCGCCATTCCTGAAGCTTGGGCtagccgctgcagctgccagTGGCCTCTCTGAAACTTTGCGTCGGCTCGGGGTCTCTCCAGAGCTTCTCAAGGTACCTGATCCCTCGGGAACCTCCGGCGTCTCGCCATCCTCAAGCGAGTCCCCTTCAACCAGTGCGCCTCAAACAACGACGGCATCAGGTGTCGACACCGCAGTGCAGAGTGGCCCTAGCGGACAAGATGCCGCGGTAACTGTTGTGGCAGCAGAGCAGCGAGATCTGAGACCTTCCCCTCGGGCATATCCAGTTCCTGTTCCAGTTCCCTATTTTCCGGTAATGTATCCGGGACTGGCAGCTGTCCCCGTTGCCCCAGTGGTCTCGTACCCTGGTGGACGTTACGCGGTTCCTCCTCCTTTCCCCCTTTCACCCCCCGTGGCGGGGCCGACTCTTCCGCCTCAGGTTCCTGGGTTCGCGGCAGTAGCTCTTCCTGGCGTCCCCGTTGGAGCGCCAGTTGGGTACGGGGTTCTTCCGGCGGTCCCCGCAACAGTTACCGTGCAGCCAGCAGTCGCCGCCATGCCCGCACAGCAAGTTACAGTGACAGTCCCAACGTACCTGACAGCGCTTCCCGCAGTTGCTACGGCCGTtgcccctgcggcgcggtgA